One window of the Thunnus albacares chromosome 3, fThuAlb1.1, whole genome shotgun sequence genome contains the following:
- the LOC122973200 gene encoding butyrophilin-like protein 2 isoform X5, whose amino-acid sequence MQTSYFDLIVKMLLMAFLGVLHFTVIVSGASRLSCPTPSIEVAEGDNVTLHCHLDPLNNVSAYTADWKRIDLKEVVYSYRHGRHNHDAQTERYRDRTTFNLDGPSRGDLTLQISSAHLDDSGPYRCFVPKLGISCVVNVSVEPKDQQNRTKRDGDITTSGPPVEDVTKSDHHDAAKTRTYYPTAATVVGFVIVIGLLVKRGTIKDC is encoded by the exons ATGCAAACCTCTTACTTCGATTTGATAGTGAAGATGTTACTTATGGCGTTCCTGGGTGTTTTGCACTTTACTGTTATTGTCTCGG GAGCATCTCGTCTCAGTTGCCCAACTCCGTCAATAGAGGTAGCAGAAGGTGATAATGTCACTCTTCACTGTCATCTGGACCCGCTGAACAACGTCTCTGCTTATACAGCAGATTGGAAGAGAATCGACCTGAAAGAGGTGGTCTACTCCTATCGTCACGGACGACACAACCATGATGCGCAGACGGAGAGGTACAGAGACAGGACGACTTTCAACCTCGACGGGCCGAGCAGAGGAGACCTGACACTGCAGATCTCCTCAGCACATCTGGATGACAGCGGACCGTACAGATGTTTTGTTCCTAAACTGGGGATCAGCTGTGTTGTTAACGTCAGTGTTG AACCAAAGGACCAACAGAACAGGACAAAGAGAGATGGTGACATCACTACATCTGGACCTCCAGTGGAAGATGTGACCAAGTCAGACCATCATG ATGCTGCAAAGACGAGGACTTACTATCCCACTGCTGCTACCGTTGTTGGTTTCGTTATTGTCATTGGATTGCTGGTGAAAAGAGGAACAATCA AGGATTGTTGA
- the LOC122973391 gene encoding cystatin-B-like, whose product MMTGGAGPPTDADEEIQKICESMKPHAEKRAGKSYDVFTAKTYRRQMVAGTNYFIKVHVGGDDHVHLRVYKKLPCNGGDLELSDMQQSKSHHDPIEYF is encoded by the exons ATGATGACTGGAGGTGCTGGTCCGCCAACTGATGCCGACGAGGAAATTCAGAAGATCTGTGAAAGC ATGAAACCTCACGCAGAGAAACGAGCAGGAAAGTCCTACGATGTCTTCACCGCCAAGACCTACAGGAGGCAGATGGTGGCCGGGACCAACTACTTCATAAAG GTGCATGTGGGAGGAGACGATCATGTTCACCTCCGTGTTTACAAAAAACTCCCCTGTAACGGAGGAGACCTGGAGCTGAGTGATATGCAGCAATCGAAGAGCCACCACGACCCGATCGAGTACTTCTAA
- the LOC122973027 gene encoding uncharacterized protein LOC122973027 yields the protein MMKRTLVSLVLILRGIETGASPLCPKQIINAAVGEDVDLLCPLVLQSEAPSAAKWSKGDPNNEVTITGLHLDHAGDRDHSRTRFYEDQSRGILRLLSVQLSDSETYMCSVPGQKARCIIQLSVDQVIEAEEGDDVSLECQQDGEVSLEDSLVEWSKDSRTNLVHVYRHGRDYLNDQKEEFKGRTTLFHEGLSRGNVTLQLRSVRLSDSGRFRCYVKKLDLYRYIILKVVQKGQNNPTQDFSSTPLPVETTTEPNDPDGGRSHLLIIIPAVGFIICIGLLLLMKCGRESRAICPSQPIEVAQGDDVTLQCHLDPPVDVSAHTVDWKRVDLNKVVYSYRHKQDHHDAQMERYRGRTTFIYEDLSRGILTLQLSSLQLSDSGPYRCFVPKLMASCVINISVVPKDQQNRTNGDESSPTRFPLAEVTEPDDPVGENMKTTTVAIVLSVVVAALVFTVIVVVLVKRGTIQNCRRERVAKMAPNNVQMENLMNRAAEEGEDLDITVKNIQQEQV from the exons ATGATGAAGAGGACGCTTGTGTCCTTAGTGTTGATTTTACGGGGTATTGAAACAG GAGCATCTCCTCTTTGCCCAAAGCAGATCATAAATGCTGCAGTTGGTGAGGATGTGGATCTGCTGTGTCCCCTGGTTCTCCAGAGTGAGGCTCCTTCTGCTGCAAAGTGGAGTAAAGGCGACCCCAACAATGAAGTCACTATCACTGGACTTCATTTGGACCACGCTGGTGACCGGGATCACAGCAGAACTCGCTTCTATGAAGACCAGAGCAGAGGGATCCTTCGGCTGCTCTCAGTACAGCTGTCTGATAGCGAAACATACATGTGCTCTGTTCCCGGTCAGAAAGCCAGATGTATTATTCAGCTCAGTGTTG ATCAGGTCATAGAGGCAGAAGAAGGTGACGACGTCTCGTTAGAGTGTCAACAAGATGGCGAAGTCAGTTTGGAGGATTCACTAGTGGAGTGGAGTAAAGACAGCCGCACGAATCTTGTCCATGTTTATAGACATGGACGAGACTATCTTAATGACCAGAAGGAAGAGTTCAAAGGCAGGACAACCCTCTTCCATGAAGGATTGAGCCGAGGAAACGTCACCCTGCAGCTCCGCTCTGTGCGTCTGTCTGATAGTGGAAGATTCAGGTGCTATGTGAAAAAACTGGACCTCTATCGTTATATTATCCTCAAAGTCG TGCAGAAAGGCCAGAACAACCCAACACAAGATTTCAGTTCAACTCCACTTCCAGTGGAGACAACAACTGAACCAAATGATCCTG atgGTGGAAGGAGTCACCTTCTCATCATTATTCCTGCTGTCGGCTTCATCATTTGTATTGGTTTACTACTGCTGATGAAATGTGGAA gAGAGTCTCGTGCCATTTGCCCGTCTCAGCCAATAGAGGTAGCACaaggtgatgatgtcactcttCAGTGTCATCTGGACCCGCCGGTCGACGTGTCTGCTCATACGGTGGATTGGAAGAGAGTCGACCTCAACAAGGTGGTCTACTCCTATAGACATAAACAGGATCACCATGATGCACAGATGGAGCGATACAGAGGCAGGACGACTTTCATCTACGAAGACCTGAGCAGAGGAATCCTGACGCTGCAGCTGTCGTCACTACAGCTGTCTGACAGCGGACCATACAGATGTTTTGTTCCTAAACTGATGGCCAGCTGTGTCATTAACATCAGTGTTG taccCAAAGACCAACAGAACAGGACAAACGGAGATGAATCCAGCCCAACTAGATTCCCACTGGCTGAGGTGACTGAGCCAGACGATCCCG TTGGTGAAAACATGAAGACTACGACTGTCGCCATCGTCTTGTCcgttgttgttgctgctctcgTCTTTACCGTCATTGTCGTTGTCCTGGTGAAACGTGGAACTATTC AGAATTGTCGGAGGGAGCGAGTAGCAAAGATGGCGCCAAACAACGTTCAAATGGAAAACCTGATGAACCGAGCAGCAGAAGAGGGTGAAGACCTGGACATCACTGTGAAAAACATCCAGCAAGAGCAAGTGTAG
- the LOC122973223 gene encoding butyrophilin subfamily 2 member A1-like, whose translation MTFILVVFLCFLPFVAAFPVQVIEAEEDDDVSLECQQDAKVSLEDSLVEWSKDSRTNLVHVYRHGRDYLNDQKEEFKGRTTLFHEGLSRGNVTLQLRSVRLSDSGRFRCYVKKLDLYRYIILKVVQKGQNNPTQDFSSTPLPVETTTEPNDPDGGRSHLLIIIAAVGFIICIGLLLLMKCGKKCWKTSGSETEKLNTLSDGNGDEDPNVMRDEQNINDPVCSSNSSEGGGEGRIDGCSRVISSAELCL comes from the exons ATGACTTTTATCCTTgtggtgtttctgtgttttctgccaTTTGTGGCGG CCTTCCCTGTTCAGGTCATAGAGGCAGAAGAAGATGACGACGTCTCGTTAGAGTGTCAACAAGATGCCAAAGTCAGTTTGGAGGATTCACTAGTGGAGTGGAGTAAAGACAGCCGCACAAATCTTGTCCATGTTTATAGACATGGACGAGACTATCTTAATGACCAGAAGGAAGAGTTCAAAGGCAGGACAACCCTCTTCCATGAAGGATTGAGCCGAGGAAACGTCACCCTGCAGCTCCGCTCTGTGCGTCTGTCTGATAGTGGAAGATTCAGGTGCTATGTGAAAAAACTGGACCTCTATCGTTATATTATCCTCAAAGTCG TGCAGAAAGGCCAGAACAACCCAACACAAGATTTCAGTTCAACTCCACTTCCAGTGGAGACAACAACTGAACCAAATGATCCTG atgGTGGAAGGAGTCACCTTCTCATCATTATTGCTGCTGTCGGCTTCATCATTTGTATTGGTTTACTACTGCTGATGAAATGTGGAA AGAAATGTTGGAAGACAAGCGGCTCCGAAACGGAAAAGCTGAACACCCTGAGCGACGGAAACGGAGACGAGGACCCGAACGTCATGAGAGACGAGCAAAATATCAACGATCCCGTCTGCTCTTCTAATTCAtcagaggggggaggggaggggcgGATTGATGGATGTAGTCGAGTCATTTCATCTGCAGAACTCTGTCTGTAG